One region of Sulfurisphaera ohwakuensis genomic DNA includes:
- a CDS encoding glycosyltransferase, with translation MTKNEICFVVKADPFISTTGTARWMNEISKEVESKVFYFKPLGITHNNHIGKSELYPFDTIKIKNYYLPVITTSSLKSFISLFSCRKIYFVDVPFLPIFLPIYFILKICRKRMIFGLHGFLQREESLSAKIFKNILKREVVHVLNPYDMELLMKQGIKNIYLIPNFIHRRTEKIKNNTEKFIALFVGRLEYQKGIDLLVDIISNSPKEIEFHIIGEGDGEGLIKEKLGDYENVKFLGRVDDDTLKEEYEKASVFLFPSRFETFGIVLLEAQEHGLPVIAFDIPTNKYIISDTSQGYLVKPFDTLQFVNALIILYKFWKESPEEFYNMKLQIKKKIEERFSKDKILNDLILLFQDP, from the coding sequence ATGACTAAAAATGAAATTTGTTTCGTAGTAAAGGCTGATCCTTTCATTTCCACCACTGGTACAGCTAGATGGATGAACGAGATTAGTAAAGAAGTAGAATCCAAAGTATTTTACTTTAAGCCTTTAGGTATAACGCACAATAATCATATTGGTAAATCGGAATTATATCCCTTTGATACTATTAAAATAAAAAATTATTATTTACCCGTTATTACCACGTCCTCATTAAAGTCGTTTATATCCCTCTTTTCATGTAGAAAAATATATTTTGTCGACGTTCCTTTCTTACCAATATTCTTACCAATTTATTTTATTCTAAAGATATGTAGAAAAAGAATGATCTTTGGGCTTCATGGATTTCTTCAGAGAGAGGAGTCCCTTAGTGCTAAAATTTTTAAAAATATCTTAAAACGTGAAGTTGTGCATGTATTAAATCCGTATGATATGGAGTTATTAATGAAACAAGGAATAAAAAACATCTATCTGATCCCAAATTTCATTCATAGAAGAACAGAAAAAATTAAAAATAACACTGAAAAATTCATAGCATTGTTTGTAGGCAGACTAGAGTACCAAAAAGGGATTGATTTATTAGTAGATATAATTTCAAATTCCCCTAAAGAAATAGAATTTCATATTATAGGAGAAGGAGATGGCGAGGGGTTGATAAAGGAGAAATTAGGGGACTATGAGAATGTGAAATTCTTAGGCAGAGTAGATGACGATACTCTAAAAGAAGAATACGAAAAAGCATCAGTATTTCTCTTTCCTTCAAGGTTTGAAACTTTTGGAATAGTACTCCTTGAGGCTCAAGAACACGGTTTACCTGTAATTGCATTTGATATTCCTACTAATAAATATATAATTTCAGACACATCACAAGGATATTTAGTAAAACCCTTTGATACGTTACAATTCGTGAACGCGTTAATAATACTCTATAAATTTTGGAAAGAATCTCCAGAAGAATTTTATAATATGAAATTACAGATAAAAAAGAAGATTGAGGAGAGGTTTAGTAAGGATAAGATACTAAATGATTTAATTTTACTATTTCAAGATCCTTGA